A DNA window from Bacteroides cellulosilyticus contains the following coding sequences:
- a CDS encoding tetratricopeptide repeat protein → MMMRNRTIGIILLLLTAISVSAQKAERDYIRKGNRAYKDSTYVNAEVNYRKAIDVNPKSAISMYNLGNTLMQQNKLQEAMEQFVAATKMEKDKGNLAQIYHNMGVIFHSGKDYAKAVEAYKESLRNNPKDNETRYNLALAQKMLKDQEQNQQNQDQNQDQNQDKKEQEKEQDKDKQDQNQQDQQNQDQQQQPPQPQENQMSKENAEQLLKSVMQDEKDVQDKVKKQQVIQGGRLEKDW, encoded by the coding sequence ATGATGATGAGAAATAGAACTATCGGAATTATCTTGCTGCTACTGACGGCTATTTCAGTTTCTGCACAGAAAGCGGAACGCGACTATATTCGTAAGGGAAACCGTGCTTATAAAGATAGTACGTATGTAAATGCTGAAGTGAATTATCGGAAAGCTATTGATGTGAATCCGAAGTCAGCGATATCCATGTATAATCTGGGTAATACGCTTATGCAACAGAATAAGTTGCAGGAGGCTATGGAACAGTTTGTTGCTGCCACTAAAATGGAGAAAGATAAGGGTAATCTTGCTCAAATCTATCATAATATGGGAGTAATATTCCACTCCGGTAAGGATTATGCCAAAGCTGTGGAAGCATACAAAGAGTCGCTACGTAATAATCCGAAAGATAACGAGACGCGTTATAACTTGGCTTTGGCTCAGAAAATGCTGAAAGATCAGGAACAGAATCAGCAGAATCAAGATCAAAACCAAGATCAGAATCAGGACAAAAAGGAGCAGGAAAAAGAACAAGATAAAGACAAACAAGACCAAAATCAACAAGATCAGCAGAATCAGGATCAACAGCAGCAACCTCCTCAGCCACAAGAAAATCAGATGTCAAAGGAAAATGCTGAACAACTTTTGAAGTCGGTGATGCAGGATGAGAAAGATGTACAGGATAAGGTGAAGAAACAGCAAGTTATCCAGGGTGGTCGTTTGGAAAAAGATTGGTAA
- a CDS encoding BatD family protein, with product MRKLIFLWIALVVVSLQALANDKVSFTASAPDAVAVGDQFRLAYTVTTQKVRDFRAPSIKGFDVLMGPSRSQQSSMQIVNGVSTSTSSITFTYILMATSEGSFTIPGATITADGNQMVSNSVQIKVLPADQAGAASSGGGNSSQQGNTSRASSGTSVSNQDLFILPTISKTNVYEQEAFLLTYKIYTLVDLRGFDNVKLPDFKGFHSQEVELPGDRKWSLEHYKGRNYQTTVYRQFVLFPQQSGNLTIDPARFDASIAKATHVSDPFEAFFNGGSNYIEVKKTLMTPKLTVDVKPLPGDKPADFSGGVGEFSISSSINSTNVKTNDAVTIKLVISGTGNLKLIGDPEVKFPDDFEVYDPKVDNKFRLTSAGLSGSKVIEYLAIPRNAGTFKIPAVKFSYFDIKSRTYKLLTTEEYELHVEKGEGNAAQTIANFTNKEDLKVLNEDIRFIKQNDVTLSQKGDFFFDSMLYWLLYLVPGVAFIIFFIIYRKQIAANANVAKMRTKKANKVAVKRMKLAGKLLAENKKDVFYDEVLKALWGYISDKLNIPVSRLSKDNIEEELRKYGVEDTLIKEFLAALNDCEFARFAPGDDNQAMDKVYSASLAVISKMENSIKH from the coding sequence ATGAGAAAATTAATTTTCTTATGGATAGCACTGGTAGTAGTCAGTCTGCAAGCTTTGGCTAATGACAAGGTGTCATTTACCGCGTCAGCTCCTGATGCTGTAGCGGTGGGTGACCAGTTCAGACTGGCATATACAGTGACTACACAGAAGGTGAGAGATTTCCGTGCTCCCTCTATTAAGGGATTTGACGTACTGATGGGACCCAGTCGCTCTCAGCAAAGTAGTATGCAAATAGTTAATGGGGTATCGACCTCAACCAGCAGTATTACTTTCACTTATATACTGATGGCTACTTCTGAAGGTAGTTTCACAATTCCGGGAGCTACTATTACGGCTGATGGTAATCAGATGGTTTCTAATTCTGTGCAAATCAAGGTTTTACCAGCGGATCAGGCTGGAGCAGCTTCTTCAGGCGGAGGTAATAGTAGCCAGCAGGGTAATACCAGCCGTGCTTCTTCAGGAACTTCTGTTTCCAATCAGGACCTCTTTATTTTGCCTACTATTAGTAAGACCAATGTGTATGAACAAGAAGCATTCTTGCTGACTTATAAAATTTATACTCTGGTTGACCTTCGCGGTTTTGACAATGTTAAACTTCCTGATTTTAAGGGATTTCATTCACAAGAAGTAGAACTTCCGGGTGATAGAAAATGGAGCTTGGAACATTATAAGGGACGGAATTATCAAACTACCGTTTACCGGCAATTTGTGCTGTTTCCGCAGCAGTCTGGTAATTTGACTATTGATCCGGCACGTTTTGATGCTTCTATTGCTAAAGCTACTCATGTATCTGATCCGTTTGAAGCTTTCTTTAATGGTGGCAGTAACTACATTGAAGTCAAAAAGACATTGATGACACCGAAACTAACTGTAGATGTAAAACCCTTACCAGGCGATAAACCTGCTGATTTTTCCGGTGGAGTGGGAGAGTTTAGCATTTCTTCTTCCATTAATAGTACTAATGTAAAGACAAACGATGCTGTAACTATTAAACTCGTTATTTCCGGTACAGGCAATTTGAAGTTAATAGGTGATCCTGAGGTGAAATTCCCAGATGACTTCGAGGTATATGACCCTAAAGTTGATAATAAATTCAGGCTGACAAGTGCAGGACTTTCGGGTAGTAAGGTTATTGAATATCTGGCTATTCCACGCAATGCCGGAACATTTAAAATACCAGCGGTGAAATTCAGCTATTTTGATATCAAATCCCGTACTTATAAGTTATTGACTACCGAAGAGTATGAATTGCATGTAGAGAAAGGTGAAGGAAATGCAGCGCAAACTATTGCTAACTTTACGAATAAAGAGGATTTGAAAGTCTTGAATGAGGATATTCGCTTCATCAAGCAAAATGATGTAACGCTTTCTCAAAAGGGAGACTTCTTCTTTGACTCTATGTTGTACTGGTTGCTCTATTTAGTACCTGGTGTTGCGTTTATCATTTTCTTTATCATTTACCGTAAGCAGATAGCAGCTAACGCTAACGTTGCGAAAATGCGTACGAAAAAGGCAAATAAGGTTGCTGTTAAACGTATGAAGTTAGCTGGTAAGTTGTTAGCTGAGAATAAAAAAGATGTTTTCTATGACGAAGTATTGAAGGCTCTTTGGGGATATATAAGCGATAAATTGAATATTCCGGTTTCTCGACTTTCAAAAGATAATATTGAAGAGGAACTTCGTAAATATGGAGTGGAGGATACTTTGATTAAAGAATTCCTGGCTGCATTGAATGATTGTGAGTTTGCCCGTTTTGCTCCTGGCGATGATAACCAGGCTATGGATAAAGTCTATTCGGCTTCATTAGCAGTAATAAGTAAAATGGAGAATTCGATTAAACATTAA
- a CDS encoding tetratricopeptide repeat protein, whose amino-acid sequence MMKKILFFTFVGLLMALTSFGQTASDTLQQANDSVTIGSHTEFSAAAQENSVTKAEGDSAYMKNDYASAIQIYEALLKEGEAAEVYYNLGNSYYKAGDIAKAILNYERALLIQPGNADIRANLEIARAKTIDKVIPVPEVFFVSWTKSLINCLSVDAWAKVGVVCFFLLLASLYFFFFSKQIVWKKIGFIAGIVFLVLVILANVFAFQQKNELLNRNNAIVLTPSVTVRSTPSESGTSLFILHEGRKVEIKDNSMREWKEIRLEDGKVGWVPASSVEVI is encoded by the coding sequence ATGATGAAAAAAATACTGTTTTTTACTTTTGTTGGCCTGTTAATGGCATTGACCTCTTTTGGACAGACTGCATCGGATACATTACAACAAGCGAATGATTCGGTAACAATAGGTTCACACACTGAATTTTCAGCTGCTGCGCAAGAGAATAGTGTGACAAAAGCAGAAGGAGATAGCGCATATATGAAGAATGATTATGCCTCTGCTATTCAGATATATGAAGCTCTGCTGAAAGAAGGAGAAGCGGCTGAGGTATACTATAACTTAGGAAATAGCTACTATAAGGCTGGTGATATAGCAAAAGCCATTTTAAATTATGAGCGTGCACTTTTAATACAGCCAGGCAATGCTGATATTCGGGCTAATTTGGAGATTGCTCGTGCAAAAACAATTGATAAAGTGATTCCCGTACCCGAGGTTTTCTTTGTATCCTGGACGAAATCGTTGATTAATTGTTTGAGTGTGGATGCTTGGGCAAAGGTAGGCGTTGTTTGTTTCTTTTTGTTGCTTGCATCTCTTTATTTCTTCTTCTTTTCCAAGCAAATCGTGTGGAAGAAAATAGGATTTATTGCAGGGATAGTATTTCTGGTGTTAGTTATATTAGCGAATGTCTTTGCTTTTCAACAGAAAAATGAGCTATTGAATCGTAACAATGCTATCGTACTAACTCCAAGTGTAACAGTACGTAGTACTCCAAGTGAAAGTGGCACCAGTTTGTTTATATTGCATGAGGGACGGAAGGTCGAAATTAAAGATAACTCCATGCGTGAATGGAAAGAAATCCGCTTAGAGGATGGTAAAGTAGGATGGGTACCTGCGTCATCTGTTGAAGTTATCTGA
- a CDS encoding universal stress protein — MEDKLVTLAILTYAKAQILKNVLENEGIETYIHNVNQIQPVVSSGVRLRIKESDLPRALKITESSAWLSEEVVGGKSPKVEKESNKVLIPVDFSNYSMKACEFGFNFAQNMGAEVVLLHVYFTPIYTTSLPYGDVFNYQLTDDENVKNILQKVHADLNSLSDKVKAKVASGEFPNVKYNCVLREGIPEEEILRYSKEYRPRIVIMGTRGKNQKDIDLIGSVTAEVIERNRVPVLAIPENTPFKQLAEAKRIAFITNFDQRDLIAFDSLIAALKPFHFSVSLIHLSDVKDTWNEIKLGGIKEYFQKQYPDLEIHYDVVMNDDFLNSLDNYIKTNHIDIITLTTYKRNIFSRLFNPGIARKMIFHSDTPLLVIYGRPS, encoded by the coding sequence ATGGAAGACAAGTTAGTAACCTTAGCTATTCTGACTTATGCAAAAGCTCAGATATTGAAGAATGTGCTTGAGAATGAAGGTATTGAAACCTATATTCATAATGTAAATCAAATACAACCTGTAGTGTCTTCAGGTGTGCGCTTACGTATAAAAGAAAGCGATCTACCGCGTGCATTGAAGATAACTGAGAGCTCGGCTTGGCTTTCTGAAGAGGTAGTGGGAGGGAAGTCACCCAAAGTAGAAAAGGAGAGTAACAAGGTCTTAATTCCTGTAGACTTTTCTAATTATTCAATGAAGGCATGTGAGTTTGGTTTTAATTTTGCTCAGAATATGGGAGCGGAAGTTGTGCTGCTTCATGTTTACTTTACACCAATCTATACCACATCATTACCTTATGGAGATGTTTTTAATTATCAGCTTACAGATGATGAAAATGTAAAAAACATATTACAAAAAGTTCATGCAGACTTAAACTCTTTATCTGACAAGGTAAAAGCAAAAGTAGCTTCAGGAGAGTTTCCGAATGTAAAATATAATTGTGTGTTGCGTGAAGGTATTCCAGAAGAGGAAATTCTTCGTTATTCGAAGGAATATCGGCCACGTATTGTTATTATGGGGACTCGTGGTAAAAATCAGAAAGATATAGATTTAATTGGTAGTGTAACTGCTGAGGTAATTGAGCGAAACCGTGTACCAGTTTTAGCCATTCCCGAGAATACTCCATTTAAACAGTTGGCAGAAGCTAAACGTATTGCATTTATCACCAATTTTGATCAACGGGATTTAATCGCATTTGATTCTTTGATTGCTGCTTTAAAGCCATTTCATTTCTCTGTATCTTTGATTCATCTGTCAGATGTTAAGGACACTTGGAATGAAATTAAATTAGGTGGTATTAAGGAATACTTTCAAAAGCAGTATCCGGACCTGGAAATTCATTATGATGTTGTGATGAATGATGATTTCTTGAACAGCTTAGATAATTACATAAAAACTAATCATATTGATATAATTACGTTGACTACTTATAAACGGAATATATTCTCTCGCTTATTTAATCCAGGTATTGCTCGGAAGATGATTTTTCATTCTGATACACCGTTGTTAGTTATTTATGGACGCCCAAGCTAA
- a CDS encoding tetratricopeptide repeat protein produces MKMKNRHNINFNFTTIMKRVLFSVILLLAAGFTFAQEKTVKEAKSIANEVNPDFNKAEQLINQALTNPETKDNADTWDVAGFIQKRINEKQMENAYLRKPYDTLKVYNSALNMCKYYLKCDELAQVPNEKGKIKNKYRKPNAAAIVAERPNLINGGIQYYNLEKNKEALDFFGTYIEIAQNPMFEKENFLQTDTLLAQIAYYASLAAAKMEDYPSVLKYAPYAQNDKEVGQYAMEFISTALKAQGDTVKWIASLKEGLQKYPQHSFFFGHLIDYYSNNNKYDEAMQFADEMLAKDPNNTFYLYVKGYLYHNMKDYDKAIEYYKKTIEVDPTYAEAYSNLGLIYCLQAQDFSEKATTDVNDPKYKEDQITLKAFYENAKPCYEKARELKPDQKDLWLNGLYRVYYNLDMGPEFEEIEKLM; encoded by the coding sequence ATGAAGATGAAGAATAGACATAATATTAATTTTAATTTTACAACTATCATGAAAAGAGTATTATTTTCAGTGATTTTATTGCTCGCTGCAGGCTTCACTTTCGCTCAAGAAAAGACTGTGAAAGAAGCTAAAAGCATTGCAAATGAAGTGAATCCGGACTTTAATAAGGCCGAGCAGCTCATCAATCAAGCCTTGACTAATCCTGAAACAAAGGATAATGCCGATACTTGGGATGTAGCAGGTTTTATTCAGAAAAGGATTAATGAAAAACAGATGGAAAATGCCTATTTAAGAAAACCTTATGATACTCTTAAGGTATATAATAGCGCATTGAATATGTGCAAATACTACCTTAAGTGCGATGAACTCGCACAGGTTCCAAATGAAAAGGGAAAAATCAAGAACAAGTACAGAAAACCCAATGCTGCTGCTATTGTAGCAGAACGCCCAAACTTGATCAATGGCGGTATTCAATATTATAACTTAGAGAAGAACAAAGAAGCATTAGATTTCTTTGGAACTTATATTGAAATTGCTCAGAATCCGATGTTTGAAAAGGAAAATTTCTTGCAGACAGATACACTCTTAGCTCAGATTGCTTATTATGCAAGCTTGGCAGCAGCAAAGATGGAGGATTATCCCAGTGTTCTGAAATATGCTCCTTATGCACAGAACGACAAAGAAGTAGGTCAGTATGCTATGGAGTTCATCTCTACAGCTTTAAAAGCACAAGGTGATACTGTTAAGTGGATTGCTTCATTGAAAGAAGGTTTGCAAAAATACCCTCAACATTCATTCTTCTTCGGTCATTTAATTGATTATTATAGCAATAACAATAAATACGATGAAGCTATGCAATTCGCTGATGAAATGTTAGCTAAAGACCCCAATAATACATTCTATCTGTACGTAAAAGGATATCTTTACCATAATATGAAGGATTATGATAAGGCTATTGAATACTACAAAAAGACAATTGAAGTAGATCCTACTTATGCAGAAGCTTATTCCAATTTAGGACTGATCTACTGTCTCCAAGCTCAAGACTTCTCAGAAAAAGCTACTACTGACGTTAATGATCCTAAATATAAAGAAGATCAGATTACTTTGAAAGCTTTCTATGAAAATGCAAAACCTTGCTATGAAAAAGCAAGAGAATTAAAACCTGACCAAAAGGATTTATGGTTGAATGGTCTTTACAGAGTATATTATAATTTAGATATGGGACCAGAATTTGAAGAAATTGAAAAGCTGATGTAA
- the gyrA gene encoding DNA gyrase subunit A, whose protein sequence is MLEQDRIIKINIEEEMKSSYIDYSMSVIVSRALPDVRDGFKPVHRRILFGMMGLGNTSDKPYKKSARVVGEVLGKYHPHGDSSVYGALVRMAQPWAMRYMVVDGQGNYGSVDGDSAAAMRYTECRLRKIGEDMMQDLDKETVDMQSNFDDSLQEPTVMPTRIPNLLVNGASGIAVGMATNMPTHNLSEVIDACIAYIENNDIEIEELMNYVKAPDFPTGGYIYGMSGVREAYLTGRGRVIMRARAEIETSSTHDKIVITEIPYGVNKAELIKNIADLANDKKIEGISNANDESDREGMRIVIDIKRDANASVVLNKLYKMTLLQTSFSVNNVALVHGRPRLLNLKDMIKYFVEHRHEVVIRRTQYDLRKAKERAHILEGLIIASDNIDEVIRIIRAAKTPNDAIAGLIERFQLTEIQSRAIVEMRLRQLTGLMQDQLHAEYEEVMKLIAYYEEILSNDELCRKVITDELIEVKAKYGDERRSEIVYSSEEFNPEDFYADDEMIITISHMGYIKRTPLSEFRAQNRGGVGSKGTDTRDADFIEHIYPATMHNTMMFFTQKGKCYWLKVYEIPEGTKNSKGRAIQNLLNIDSDDAVNAYLRVKNLSDTDFINSHYVLFCTKNGVIKKTLLEQYSRPRQNGVNAITIREDDRVIEVRMTNGDNEIIIANRNGRAIRFHESAVRVMGRTATGVRGMTLDEDGQDEVVGMICIKDLEAETIMVVSEQGYGKRSDIEDYRKTNRGGKGVKTMNITDKTGKLVTIKSVTDDNDLMIINKSGITIRLKVADVRIMGRATQGVRLINLEKRNDEIGSVCKVTSESMEDEIPVDDENSPIPTINEVEGEEENYNSDNKVNNEDEE, encoded by the coding sequence ATGCTTGAACAAGACAGAATTATAAAGATTAACATCGAGGAGGAAATGAAGTCATCGTACATTGACTACTCCATGTCGGTCATCGTTTCGCGTGCCCTTCCGGATGTTAGAGATGGTTTTAAGCCTGTCCACCGTAGAATTCTCTTCGGAATGATGGGACTGGGAAATACGTCTGATAAACCTTATAAAAAATCAGCCAGAGTTGTAGGTGAAGTATTGGGTAAGTATCACCCGCATGGTGACTCTTCCGTTTACGGTGCATTAGTTCGTATGGCACAGCCTTGGGCAATGCGTTACATGGTGGTAGATGGCCAGGGTAACTATGGTTCGGTAGACGGCGATAGCGCAGCAGCTATGCGTTACACCGAGTGTCGCTTGCGCAAGATCGGTGAAGATATGATGCAAGACCTCGACAAAGAAACCGTTGATATGCAGAGCAACTTCGACGATTCTTTGCAGGAACCTACCGTTATGCCTACCCGTATCCCAAATCTTTTGGTAAACGGTGCATCTGGTATTGCTGTAGGTATGGCAACCAATATGCCGACCCACAACCTTTCAGAGGTTATTGATGCTTGCATTGCATACATCGAGAACAACGATATTGAGATAGAGGAGTTGATGAACTATGTGAAAGCTCCTGATTTCCCAACAGGAGGATATATATATGGTATGAGTGGCGTACGCGAGGCATATCTTACCGGTCGCGGTCGCGTTATCATGCGTGCAAGAGCAGAAATTGAAACCAGTTCTACACATGACAAAATTGTCATCACGGAAATCCCGTATGGTGTCAATAAGGCGGAACTGATCAAGAATATCGCAGATTTAGCCAATGATAAGAAGATAGAAGGTATCTCTAATGCCAATGACGAGTCTGACCGTGAAGGTATGCGTATCGTGATTGATATCAAACGTGATGCCAACGCCAGCGTAGTCTTGAATAAGCTCTATAAAATGACGTTGTTACAGACTTCTTTTAGTGTGAACAACGTAGCATTGGTACACGGACGTCCCCGTTTGCTGAATCTGAAAGACATGATTAAGTACTTCGTAGAACATCGCCATGAGGTGGTTATCCGTCGTACTCAATATGACTTACGTAAGGCTAAAGAACGCGCTCATATATTGGAAGGCTTAATCATAGCATCAGATAATATCGATGAAGTAATCCGTATCATCCGTGCCGCAAAGACACCTAATGATGCTATTGCCGGCTTGATAGAACGCTTCCAATTAACAGAAATTCAGTCTCGTGCCATCGTAGAAATGCGTCTGCGCCAATTGACCGGACTGATGCAAGATCAGCTCCACGCTGAATATGAAGAAGTAATGAAGCTGATTGCTTATTACGAAGAAATTCTGTCGAATGACGAACTTTGCCGCAAAGTTATTACTGATGAATTAATTGAAGTAAAAGCAAAATACGGAGATGAACGTCGTTCTGAGATTGTTTATTCATCCGAAGAATTCAATCCGGAGGATTTCTATGCAGATGACGAAATGATTATCACCATTTCTCATATGGGCTATATTAAACGTACTCCATTGAGTGAGTTCCGTGCTCAAAACCGTGGTGGAGTAGGCTCCAAGGGTACAGATACCCGCGATGCAGACTTCATTGAACACATATATCCGGCAACCATGCACAATACCATGATGTTCTTTACTCAAAAGGGTAAGTGTTATTGGCTTAAAGTATATGAAATCCCTGAAGGTACCAAGAATTCCAAGGGACGTGCTATTCAGAACCTGCTGAATATTGATTCTGATGATGCTGTAAATGCATATCTGCGTGTGAAGAACCTTTCTGACACAGACTTCATTAACAGTCATTATGTCTTATTCTGTACCAAGAATGGTGTTATTAAGAAGACATTACTTGAACAGTATTCCCGCCCTCGCCAGAATGGTGTAAACGCTATTACTATCCGTGAGGACGACCGCGTTATTGAAGTACGTATGACTAATGGTGACAATGAAATCATCATTGCCAACCGTAATGGACGTGCTATTCGCTTCCACGAAAGTGCTGTACGCGTTATGGGACGTACTGCAACCGGTGTACGTGGTATGACGCTTGACGAAGACGGACAAGATGAAGTCGTAGGAATGATTTGTATTAAAGATCTTGAAGCAGAAACCATTATGGTCGTTTCTGAACAAGGTTATGGTAAACGTTCTGATATCGAAGACTACCGTAAGACTAATCGTGGTGGCAAGGGTGTTAAGACGATGAATATCACCGATAAAACAGGTAAATTGGTAACAATCAAGTCTGTAACAGATGATAATGACCTGATGATTATCAATAAATCTGGTATCACCATTCGTCTGAAAGTTGCTGATGTCCGTATTATGGGTCGTGCTACCCAGGGTGTTCGTCTGATCAATCTTGAAAAGAGAAACGATGAGATCGGTTCAGTATGTAAAGTTACATCAGAAAGCATGGAAGATGAGATTCCTGTTGATGATGAAAATTCTCCGATTCCCACTATAAATGAGGTAGAAGGAGAGGAGGAAAACTATAACTCTGATAATAAAGTCAATAATGAAGATGAAGAATAG